Sequence from the Borrelia maritima genome:
CAAAATTGATAAGGGCTTATAATAATTTTCTTTTAAAAAATGGCTACAGCCCCTTATTTTTTACACTTGATTCATTCTGAGCATTTAATTACCCAAACATAATATATTATATACTAAATCGAAATTAAAATCGACACTTATTAATAATAAAATTTTAGAAAAAAAGTCACTAAACATTTAAAAGTAAATACTTTTATATTAAATTTATTTATATTTATATAAACTTTGATTCACGAATAGGAGCAGATGTAATGATTGATTACTCAAAAAATAAAAATAACTATAAATTCCCACAATAAAGTTCAACATAAATTAATAGTTCTTATCTCAACACTAGACTATATAAACAACAAAATCAAAAATACACCCAAGACAACATATTATATAGTATTAATTACTGACACTTTTTCTATTGTTAAATTCTTAATACCTCTACTACCACAAATTTTTCTATGTCAACAGAGCATCGAAAAATCTATTTTTAATAAAATTTAATAAATTTATTTTCCATTTTTGTTATACTCTAAAGCCTATGAAAAAAACATTTAAGCTATTTCGACAAATATCATTAAATATTATTTTTAACCTAAAAACCACATTATCTTATTTCCATAGAAAAGCTCCTATTGATATCCCCCAAAAACATATTCAAAACTAATAAATTTATCTCATACTAAATTTACTTACATTATAGATAGAAAATTCTTTGTAATATTTAGTTTAATATAATGCTTTAGATTAAAAGTTTAATAAAAATTAAAATTGTTTTTAACAATCCAAAACCAATTTTATTATAAACTAAATATATATATATAAAAATTATAAAAAATGTAGTAAAATTACTTTAAAGAGAGTAAAATTAAATTACAGTTTGTTTACAGTTTATTATTAATAATAAACTGTAAACAAACTGTAATGATAAAACAAAAATAATTTTTTACAAAAAATTTACGTGGTCTTTAAAATGTGGAAATTAAATTTTCTAAAAAGAATTTTAATCAACAAAAAACATTTTGAGGAAATGTAATCATAAAAAATTGAGATTTAATTTCCTAATTCTGAAGGCCTTGAATGTAATGTGGCTATAAATGAGCCAAAACATTTTAACTAATTAACTAAAGGTAAAAGAATTTTTTCTGGCAGTATTTGTTTTTATATTGTTTAAAATCAATATTTTATCCTTTAGGAATTAACTTTGGTTTTTAGATTCATATTTTCCTTCTCAAGTTTTTTTGGCTGATTTAAATGCCATTGTCTTAGCCGTTAGCAATATTCTTAGTTAGGTGATTTTCAACGAAAGTAATAGATTAATTAGAAAACTTTTATTAAATGGAAGAAAACAATTTGCATACATTTAAAATGTAGCAATGTATCACGGCATATGTCTTTTAAAGAGTTAAAGATATTAGAAATAAATATATTTGATTTTAGCATTACTACTAAACAACTGAAAATTATTTATTCTTTGATTGCTAAGTCAAAAGAAACACTGCATGAAACCAGATACAACTCTAATTCACAAAACTTCTTTTTAGTTAAAACGCCCTGTGTATTAAAATCTGTACCAAAAGCTCAAATACATCAGGTCATTTGCGCCTTTAAAGCTCAATCAAAGTAATCTAAATTATTATAGAAACAGCTCCAATGAGCTTACATCTACTATTACAAATTTGATTTCAAATTTTTTTAATGAAAATGGGTCTTACAAAAATTTACATAATCTAAAATTATACATTAACGCAAACCTAAAACATCTAGGAATCTATCAAAATACTAACAAATTGCAAAAGCGAATTATATCTAAAATCTTTTTTATTAATTAAGGTAAAAAATTCTTTGTAATTTCTATTTGAAATAGCTGCCAATTAACGACATAATAAAAGGTATTAGAATGGATATAGCAAGAGGCACACCTACTACTGCAATAATACTTATTATTCTATTGCCAACCTTAAGCTTTTCAAAAAAAACTTAGCTGTGCATTTGTAGCTCTTTTTTCATATTCTGTTCTAAAATAGACATATTTTTGGTCATATTCTGCTCCAAGTTGAATATGTCTTTTTGTAAATTCTTTTCCACGTTATCAATCTTAGTAACAAGATTGTCAAACTTTATGCCAAATTGTTTTTCTAAATTTTCTAAATCTCTATACGTTAGCTCATTGTGATAATATCTTTTTGACAAATCTTGAACTATCAGTTGTTTCATACCTAATCGTAGGAACTCTTTATATATTAGTTCTTCAGTAATATTTGTTGTCAAAACCGATTTCATAATTTACATCCACTAATTACATTGTAACACAAATCAAGGCCAAATAACAATATATCTCCAAAATCTACAAATCTAAATTTCAATCCGAAAATTTCATGAATTTGTGAGTAAAGTCTAAATTTGTAATTCCAATAGGACCGTTTCTATTTTTAGCAACTATCACTTTTACTTTAGTCGTGTTATTACCTTCCAAAGTATTCAGATCTTTACGTCTTTCGCTCTATTGATGTAAAATTACAATGTCTGTATCCCACTGCAATGCTGCCGATTCTCCCAAAGTTGTTAAACGGGATTCTACAACCTCAACGCTTCTTGAAACTTGAGATAGAACTATTATTGGAATTTCAAGTTCAAGCACAAGTGCACGTATATTACGACTCAAAAATGCAACTTGCTCAAAACGAGGAATATTATCATGTGACACGGAAATCAAATTGATGTAATCAATGAAAACAAATTTTTACATCAAGGTCTAATTTCATTTGTCTGGCTTAATCTCCTAGCTCGTGTATGTCTTTGCCCTAAGTACTATTAATCCAGAAAGAAAAATTGCTAACCTGAGAAGCTGATTTATGGTAAGCGGCAAGCTTACTTTTACTTAGCAAACTAATATCGTCAATCAGCTTTATTATATTCGACACCCGAATTCATAGACAAAAGCCTCTGGGAAACAGATTTACTTGTCATTTCATATGTAAACTACCCAACACTTAAACTTTGCTCTAAACATATGTTGTGAGCGATATTGAACACAAAAGCCGTTTTACAAATTACAAATTCAAAATTTACGAAGTCGACTACGGAGTAGACTGCGAAGCAAGCTGGGATTCCCCCTTTTCTCAACTTTTTCTGATTGATTTTATATCTATCCACTTAGTTATAATGCCCTCGCCCTCGGGATTTAAATCTCGACCATAAAACTTAAATACTTCTTTTTCTAACTCCATCAAGCGTCCATGTAATTTTTTATGCTCCCTATTATAGAGATTCCGATCCCTAAGCAAATATGCTATGGTGTGGGGATACAAAAACACACCACCCTTTTTAAACCTAAATTCAATAAAATACGATTTGTTAAAAGTTTTAAATATTTTCTTAGAAAAACTACAAACAGAAGTATAATCTCTGTAAAATGGATTATTTCTCACCTTATTGTACCTGTAAAATATGCCTAAAAACGCATCTCCCTTCTTTAGGGGTATAACATAATAAATTTTCTCTCTTTGTTAAGAGAATTTATAAAATAAACACAGAACTTATGCTTCCAGGCCCGCCATCCCTTATAAACATTCATCAACCTTGTATGGTACATGGTTTTATCACCAATAATTTCCTTTTTAAAAAAAGAATAGTTCTAAGGGTATCTGTTTTTTATTAGTTACAACAGCCTTTTCAGGACTTGGTGCTTTTAATGCCCTTTTTCAGATATTTGAATTACTTGCAGGCGGTTATGCTACATGGGCAAAATCTGGCTATTTAAGAGCTATAAAAGATAAACATAACAATTTCATTAAAGATCTTGAAGGACTTAAGTACTCTTATATTTTTTCACCCATCCGATTCAAAAATTATTTATGGTTTAGCTATATTAGCTATATCATTAACGACAATAATTATAAAATATTAGGGCAGAAATACCTATAGCCAAAATAATATCATTTGAATCAACTAAAGAGTTTGAAAAAAATACCAAGTCAAGAACTTAAAATTAAGTTCTGAAGGATTAAATATTGATTTTGAACGATATAGAACTGGTTTTGCCAGAATCGGTTAAAAGAAGTTTCAAAGGAACCTAATTACATTTATTCATATAATTTTGGGGGTTTTGACAATTCATTAACAGATTCTTTTTAACTTTTTTACAAGAAAAGTAAATGTAACTATATACTTGCTTATCTTACTATAAAAGATAAACAAACTAATGAAGATAAAACCTACGAAATACTATTAAATATAAAGTTGTTTAATGACACTGTCAGGTTAATATTTGCCAAGTATTCAAATTTATCAACTAAAAAATTAAAACTTCCTATTGATGAATAATGAAAACTGAACAAAATCTTGAAAAGAAAAGGCAATAATTTTCTTTTCTTTATTTTTTGTTTTATTATGTGTAATTTTTTTACTTTTTTTACAATTTTTTTAACTCGCTGCGGTTGCTCTAACAAAACTTTGAGCTATCTTGGCTATCTTATTCATAATAACAAAAATTGCTGTAGCGCTATAATTCTTTTCATAGAAAAAAAGTGTTTTATACATAAAAACTCTCCAAGAGTTATAGCAAAGTTTATTAATTCCAATTTATGAAAAATTGGAATTAATAGTTTTATTATATGTTTTATTATATTTTGAATTGCATAGTTTCACACAATGCTTAAGAATATCGTAAAGATTTTTGTTTTTATATCCACAAAAAGAGTGGAAAAGTGGGAGTTTATGCTTTCATCTAAAAATTTAAAAAAATTATGAAGCTGGATATAAAGACAAGGAAATTAAAATAAGTACAGAAATCCGCGAATTTTTAAACCTTTTCAATACTGTTAAAATGAAGATAGATCATCATTCTTCGTTTGAAATAATATATTCTATTTTCCATGGATTATATTATTTCATATACAGAATAAGGTGCCTATCCTCATATTAACAATATTGCTGATACTTAAAAAAGTATTTATCTCTGCGCTCTCAATTTAACTTCTTTGTACCTATACTTACTTCTATACTCTTTTATCTTTCTAGATGAGATCATAAGCCCCTCCTATATTTTTTTATATATAAAAGATAAAACAATAAAATAGAATTAAATATTAAATATTTAATTCTATTTAGAATATGAACACTAACATAGTCTTTTTGCTTGTCAGATTTTATTGAAATTTCATTTAATATTTCTTTTATAAATTAAATAAAAATATTGATTTTTGCATAAACGCCATGAGATGTGATTTTTATCTATTTACAAAACTTATACTTTGCCTCAAATTTATTTTAATATCACTATTAGTAGATTCCTTTTCATCATTTTAATTTTCTTTTAACAAATAAACTTAATAACTTATAAAAATAAGCTTAACACAATAAAGTAAAATGATATTTTAGAGATTGAAATTTAGTAAACAAAAAAGCCTGTTATAGGCACACTTACACCGATTCAGTATAATATAGAGGAAAGTATCTATATTATCATTCAAATTAATGAAAATATATTATATAAAATAAATTAATAGCTTAATTTATATTTTTATCTTTTTTTTATTTTCATATTCCATCATAAGACCCTCCAAGATATTCTTTTTTATCTTTAATAATTCCTTCTAAAATAAAAGACGCTCTTTTGACATCTCTTTTACAAAAATCATGAGCTTCTTTATCTTTTATTAAAAATCTAATAGGTATATTTAGACTATCATAATCTTCTTCTCTATCTTCTTTATATGCATATTACGATTTGTTTTTTAGTATATTTTTATATACAGCCGAAAGACCCATTTCTTTAACTTTTTTCAATAGAAATATTCCCCTCTAAAATTTCTTGATAAATTTTTAAATAAATATATATATACTCAGCTTTTAGTAATTACATAAGACTTAATAAACTGTTCAAAACTGGGAAAACCATCATATTTTATAAAGATTTTTTTGCTCAATTTCGTGTAGAATTTTCATTCTTTGAATTTTACTATCAATATCTAATTTTAAATTAAATTCTAACTGTTCTTTTAATTCATTGTAATTTTTTAATTCACAATCTTGATTACTATTTACTTTTTCTATTTGGGTTTCAACTCTTTTATATAAAGTCACTTCCTTTCTATTTTCTTTTTTTCCATTTTTACTCCTATTCTTTAATTTTAACATAAATTACCCTTCCACTATCATACGACCCTCTACTATAAATAATATTTATATTTATTACAATTATTTCAGATGTTTTATAACATTTTGAGCTTTTAAAAATTTATTTTATTTCATAGCGCTTGGAACAGGCGTGACAATATAATTGTTTCATCCATATATTTAATAATATTAATAAATTATTCAATATATAATAGTATTAATATACTATTATATATTGAATCAAATTAATTATTTAATTATAATAAAGAAAGAATGACTCATATTCAAGGAGAATATTTATGAAACATCATATAATTGTATACATATTTGTTTTTCTATTTTTAAATGCTTGTTATCCAGTTACCCCTAATAAAGGGACATTAAACCCTAAAACAGATGCGAGTCCCACTCAAAAAGAAGACCTAAATAAAAAAACAACAAATACACTACTTAATAATTTAACCAACTTAATAGAAACAGCTAACGCACATAAAGAAAAATATATAAAAATGGAAGAACCTTCGGATAAATATGGAATGACGGTTTTTCAGTATATAAGATGGGACTCGGATCCAAAAGAACGTTTATCCAGCAATACCGAAAGATCTATAAAATATAGAAAACAAGTTTATACTATTTTAAATGTTGCTATTGATACTAATGAATTAAAGATATTTTCGGCTGTGACAAGGCGGCTTGACGATCCAGCCAGAATTTTTGAGTTCTTTACAGACCTTGGAGATATTCTTGAAGAAGTAACTGATCATTTATACCCTAAAAAAGATACTCTAGACAAACTAGACACTTCAGATCTAGAAAAGCTTAAAAATTCTCTTGAAAAAATATTATCTATAATAGAAATTGTCTCAAAAATGTCAAAACAACTCTTATTAGATTACCAAAATGATAAAAATTCTATAAAAACAGATTTCGATAATCTTGAATCTCATGTGGATACATTTTGCAATCAATTTGCAGAAAAAGTTAAAGACGCAGAAAAGCTAAAAACGATCATATTATCAATTAATAAATTTTAAAAGTTTAGTCATTTAAATTTATTAACAATTTAAAAACTATAATCCTATATATTTGGGTAAATGGGTTTTATCGGCAATTTTTTTTAGTCTAAATATTGCCTTATTTATACTGAAAAATCCTCTAATAAATATAGTAAAAAGTATATTCAAACCTCGTATTTCTAAATCAAAAATTATAAAAATAGCTCTTGTTTCGTTCCATGATAGCTTTGTAGATTATTTTAGAACGGCCATACAACAAAGTATGATCTACAAATGCTTTTACTTCAGGCAATCTCTGTCTTAGTTTTTATTCCTTATAGGAACAAAATTTAAGATTGCATTTACATCTCTATTATACAAAATAGCGCTTCAAATTCGGGACTTACTAAAAATTATTTTTAAGGGTTTTCAAACAAGACTTAAAGCCTTTAAAAATTGAACACTAAAATTATTTAGAAAATCATTAAATGAATAATAATTCCACCGATAACAATCATCCACAACAAATTTCAAAGGGTATTCCTTTTGGCTAGCCCTGCAAACTTTTATACTCTTTCGTAAACGCTTTTAATAAATCTTTTTTATCTGTAAAAACCCTATCTAAAAAGCAATTAGTAAATTTGACATTTTTACCATAAAAATTAGAACTTTCCCAATTTTTAGTTTAAATCTTACTATCTTTATTGAATTTTCTTTTACCCCGCTTTTATCTATGTTGGATTTCTTAATTCTCTTATATGTTTCCACAAATCCGAATTGCTTAATTTCCTCTACTTTTAAATCACCCGACAATACTTTCTTATAAAGTCTTAAATATACGAATGCCTGACTCCTGGCTATGACAAATTTTTTAAGAAAATCTTCAAATTTTTTGTATCCATCAAATTGATAAAGTTTTTTAGTCCTTATTTTATATAAAATCTCCATTAATTCAATTTTATTATTTACTTTATTTATAGTAATTCTTCTTATTTGATTTTTATAACTTTCGTACTCTATTTAATCATCTTTATCATAACAATTTTTAAATTGATTAACACCAGTTTTTCCCATTATTTAGAATAATTTTCTTTCACTCTTTCCTAGACATTATTCCCTACTTTATTTTCAAAAAAGTGTGTTTAGCATACTTTTAGTATTTTTATAATGCTTCCTGAACTTCTTTATAATACATTGCCTCAATATTGGGTTCTTTTAGCTCATTAATTAAGACTTTAATATAATAAAAGAAACTGTTTAGTATAGCCGACACTATTGCTACTAATAATAGTTATTATTATATATTACTCACTGTAAACTAATTAGATTGTTTACATCAAAAAAAGAAAATTGAAATAGCCTTGGAATTTCAGCCGACGCATTGGATGAGAGAATATTCTGTTATTTGGCCTTGATTTATGTCCAGTATATTTAGTACGTGGATAAATTATAGAAATTGGTTAGTTTTACAAAAAAATTGGCTGAAAAACAAATATACAAAAGTTTCTTGTGACTTAAGCATGGAACAATTAATAGTGTGTAGGATTTGTCAAAAAAGAACTGTAAAAAATTGAGAGACAATTTTTTATAAAGGCTTGGGGCAAATGCAGAATCCAAATCTTTAGAATAAACATTACCCTAGCTATTGATAATAATAAATTAAAGAACTTTTCAGAAATGCTAACAACATAATCCCAAATGCTGAGGGTATAACGCCCTTAACAACATTGGGGTTATTTTTGAAGACGTAATTTTTTGCTTACATTCCAAAAAAGAAAATCCAAAAGCGCTGATGATTCCAAATTTAAAGAAGATTAAAAATCTGTTTGAACAATTTTTATATGCAAAACAAATAGCCTCAAAAATACCATACCAACTTTTACTAGATTATCAAAACAATTAAAATCTAAAAACAGATATAAATAAGCTTGGATCTTATGCAAAAACAATTTGCTACCAAATGAATAAAAAAATTAGAGAAGCATACTACATGGAAGTAAAGATATATTTAATAATGTCAAATAGCCTTTAAGTTATGTGTTGGAATTGCCATAATACTTTATACAAAAAAATATTAAAAAGTATTTATTAAATCTAGAGATCAGCAATTACCACAACTTCATTAGTTAATAATAGGAATTATCACTTTGATTAATCTTATAATAACAAATAAATTGTAAAAAAGGATTTAAAATAAGTAACAACCAATATTTGCAATATTATTACATTAATTCATTATTTAAATAATAATGACAATGTGCAGTATACTTGATCTTTGGAATAAGATTCCTTAAATCTATCATACCCTGACTTTAACTAAAATTTCATTATTCTTTTTTATTATATTTAGATTCTTCTTCTAACTTTTTTATTTTTTTGGACTATCACAATCTTCTTCTCCATCTTCTCTATATGCATATGACAATTTGTTTTTTTATTATATTTTTATATACAACCGAAAGACCCATTTCTTTAACTTTTTCAATAGATAATATTCCCCTCGAAAACTTCCTGATAAATTTATATATATACGCCTGGCTTTTAGAAATTACATAAGACTTATTAAACTGCTCAAAACTGTAAAAACCATCATATTTATAAAGATTTTTTTGCTTAATTTCGTGTATAATTTTCATTCTTTGAATTTTAATATCAATATCTAATTTTAAATTAAATTCTAAATGTTCTTTTAATCCATTGTAATTTCTTAACTCAAAGCCTTGATTACTATCTACTTCTTCTATTTGGGTTTCAGCTCTTTTATATAAAGTTGCTTTCTTTTTATTTTCTTTTTTCCCATTTTTACTCCTATTTTTTATTTTTAACATAAATTACCCGTCCACTACCATACGACCCCTCTCTATAAGTAATATTATAGTCAGCACAAATTTTAACTATAAAAAAAATGTTTTTCAAAGTTTCTTTGATTTCTTTATAATATATTTCTTTTTAAGACGGTTCTAATCTTTTGTTTATAAGAATTTTTATACTATTATAAAAATGTATCTTGCCTTTGATATTTTTTGTATTTTTTATAAATCAAGCCTTCTACTTCTTTAAGAATATTTCTATTTTTTATAAACTGGT
This genomic interval carries:
- a CDS encoding chromosome replication/partitioning protein gives rise to the protein MEYESYKNQIRRITINKVNNKIELMEILYKIRTKKLYQFDGYKKFEDFLKKFVIARSQAFVYLRLYKKVLSGDLKVEEIKQFGFVETYKRIKKSNIDKSGVKENSIKIVRFKLKIGKVLIFMVKMSNLLIAF
- a CDS encoding DUF226 domain-containing protein, translated to MRNNPFYRDYTSVCSFSKKIFKTFNKSYFIEFRFKKGGVFLYPHTIAYLLRDRNLYNREHKKLHGRLMELEKEVFKFYGRDLNPEGEGIITKWIDIKSIRKS
- a CDS encoding chromosome replication/partitioning protein, which gives rise to MLKIKNRSKNGKKENKKKATLYKRAETQIEEVDSNQGFELRNYNGLKEHLEFNLKLDIDIKIQRMKIIHEIKQKNLYKYDGFYSFEQFNKSYVISKSQAYIYKFIRKFSRGILSIEKVKEMGLSVVYKNIIKKQIVICI
- a CDS encoding virulence associated lipoprotein, producing the protein MKHHIIVYIFVFLFLNACYPVTPNKGTLNPKTDASPTQKEDLNKKTTNTLLNNLTNLIETANAHKEKYIKMEEPSDKYGMTVFQYIRWDSDPKERLSSNTERSIKYRKQVYTILNVAIDTNELKIFSAVTRRLDDPARIFEFFTDLGDILEEVTDHLYPKKDTLDKLDTSDLEKLKNSLEKILSIIEIVSKMSKQLLLDYQNDKNSIKTDFDNLESHVDTFCNQFAEKVKDAEKLKTIILSINKF